DNA from Pseudomonas mendocina:
GTGATGGTCAGCAGCCAGGTCTTGAGGCTGGAGCGTTCCTGAAAGCCTGCCAGGCTGCGCACCACGGCGAGCCAGGCATCCTGTACCACTTCATCGGCGTGGCGGCTGCCGACGATGGCGTAGGCCACCGCGCGCATCGCCCCCTGATAGCGCACGACCAGCTCGCGGTAGGCCTTCTGCTCACCGGCGAGCAGACGGCCCAAGAGATCGGAATCGGACATGGAACTCCCGTAGGTCAGGCCTGCGCACGAAGCCGAACGCCCCGTGCATGTCAGGCATGCCTACAGAGAGTTCAACGCTTGCGCAAAATTACACTGCCGATCGAATAACCGGCACCGAAGGAGCTTAGAACACCCAGGCTGCCCGCCGGCAGGTCGTCCTGATTCTTGTGCAGGGCGATCACGGAACCAGCCGAACTGGTGTTGGCGTAGGTGTCGAGGATCACCGGCGCCTCGTGTGGCTCGGCGTCACGCCCCAGCAGCTTGCGCGTGATCAGCAGGTTCATGTTGAGGTTGGCCTGGTGCAGCCAGAAGCGCTTGACGTCGCTGACGTTGAGCTGGTTTTCCGCCAGGTGCGCGGCGATCAGCTCGGCGACCATCGGGCAGACGTCCTTGAACACCTTGCGGCCTTCCTGCACGAACAGCTTGTCCCTGGCACCAATACCCTCTTCCGCCGCACGGTTGAGGAAACCGAAGTTGTTGCGAATGTTGTTGGAGAACTGAGTCAGCAGCTTGGTGCCGACCACGTCGAACTGGTACTTGGAGGTGGCCTGGTCGGCACGCTCGATGATCACCGCAGTGGCGGCATCGCCGAAGATGAAGTGGCTGTCGCGGTCACGGAAGTTGAGGTGGCCGGTGCAGATTTCCGGGTTGACCATCAGGATGGCACGGGCCTGGCCGGTCTGGATCGCGGTGGTCGCAGCCTGAATACCGAAGGTGGCCGAGGAGCAGGCCACGTTCATGTCGTAACCCCAGCCCTGGATACCCAGCGCGGCCTGCACTTCGATGGCCACCGCCGGGTAAGCGCGCTGCAGATTCGAGCAGGCGACGATTACCCCGTCGATATCGGCGACGGTCTTGCCGGCGCGCTCCAGCGCCTGCTTGGCAGCGCCGACGGCCATTTCACAGAGGATGCCCCAGTCTTCGTTGGAACGCTCAGGAATGCGCGGCACCATGCGCTGCGGATCGAGAATGCCGGCCTTGTCGATGACGAAGCGGCTCTTGATGCCCGACGCCTTCTCGATGAAACCACTGCTGGACTCGCTCAGCGCCTCGACTTCACCGCGGGCGATGGCCTCGGCATTGTCGGCGTTGAACTGCTGCACGTAGGCATTGAAGGATGCCACCAGCTCGTCGTTGGAAATGCTGTTGGCCGGGGTATAGAGGCCGGTACCACTGATCACGACGTTATGCACGCTCATTCCTCTTGTCGGCCGCGCCGAGCGGCCTCAGGCAGTAAACCCGCGCCTGATGAGCGTGGGTAAATGGAGAAGTAGCAAGCGGGGCTTTGATAGCGGCCCCTGCCCAATCAGCAGAGTTTGCCACAGCCGTTTGCGTTCGTCCTCAAGCCGAAACAGTGGCCATATGGCCACTATATGACCGAAAATAATTAAAAAGTCTCCAACTATCTTGAGATAGCCATAAGTGGCTCGTATGGCGACACAGGCACCCTTTAGACGACAACCTGTGGATACTCAATCCACACTGTCTAGCCTGAAGCTTTCAGCGTCCTGCTAGAGTGAAGCCTTTGATCCCGGCACCAACGGAGACTGCATGAACCTATCGCTACTGAGCCGTTACGCTTTTTTTGCCTTCTGCGTCCTGTTCACCCTAGCCAGCCTGCCCTTCCTGCGTCATGAATGGCTGTGG
Protein-coding regions in this window:
- a CDS encoding beta-ketoacyl-ACP synthase III codes for the protein MHNVVISGTGLYTPANSISNDELVASFNAYVQQFNADNAEAIARGEVEALSESSSGFIEKASGIKSRFVIDKAGILDPQRMVPRIPERSNEDWGILCEMAVGAAKQALERAGKTVADIDGVIVACSNLQRAYPAVAIEVQAALGIQGWGYDMNVACSSATFGIQAATTAIQTGQARAILMVNPEICTGHLNFRDRDSHFIFGDAATAVIIERADQATSKYQFDVVGTKLLTQFSNNIRNNFGFLNRAAEEGIGARDKLFVQEGRKVFKDVCPMVAELIAAHLAENQLNVSDVKRFWLHQANLNMNLLITRKLLGRDAEPHEAPVILDTYANTSSAGSVIALHKNQDDLPAGSLGVLSSFGAGYSIGSVILRKR